TGGCGAAGCTGGACGAGCAGGGGGCGGTGAGCCAGGCCTCGCGGCTCTTCCGGCTGGCGACGACGGCCGTCTCGCCGGCGGTCGTGAACGTCCGGTCGTTCCGCGGCAATCCCGGCGTCGGCCGCCACGGGCTGCAGCTCGGCGTCCCGCCCAGCCAGCGCGAGGGGGTCCGCAGCGAGCTGGGCTCGGGCGTGGTGATCGACGCGGCCGCCGGCTACATCGTCACCAACAACCACGTCATCCAGGACGCCGAGCAGATCGTCGTGCGCCTCGGCCCCCGCGACGACGTCCCGGCGCGGCTGGTCGGGGCCGACCCCAAGACCGACCTGGCGGTGCTGCAGGTCAAGACCCCGCTCAAGACCGCCGCGCAGTGGGGGGATTCGAACAAGCTGGACATCGGCGACTGGGTGCTGGCGATCGGCAGCCCCCTGGGCTTTGACCACTCGGTGACGGCGGGGATCGTCTCGGCGACCGAGCGGAACGACCTGCGGATCGCCGAGTACGAGTCGTTCATCCAGACCGACGCCGCGATCAACCCGGGCAACTCGGGGGGGCCGCTGGTCGACCTCTCGGGGCGGATCGTCGGCATCAACACGGCGATCATCACCCAGTCGGGCGGCTACGAGGGCATCGGCCTGGCGATCCCCTCGTCGCTGGCGAAGCGGATCGTCGACGCCCTGATCAAGGACGGCAAGGTGACCCGGGGCTTCCTGGGCGTGGCCATGCAGCCGCTCGACGGCGAGACCGCGCGGGCGCTGAAGCTCCCGGGGGGGGCCGGCGGCGTGGTCGTGGGTGGCGTGCTCCCCGACGGCCCGGCCGCCCGCGCCGACCTGCACCCCGGCGACGTCATCGTCTCGCTCGACGGCCGCCCCGTCCACGACCCGACCGGCCTGCGGTACGTCACGGCCGACCTGGGCGCGGGGGTCGACGTCCCGGTCGTCTACTACCGCGACGGCGCCGAGCGCACGGCGACCGTGAAGCTGACCGAATCGCCCACGAACCCCGAGATCGCCCCCCTGGGCTTCCGCGTCAAGGAGGCGAGCGCCCCGGAGGGGGACGGCAAGCCCCGGACGATCGTGGAGGTCGACCGCGTGGTCGCCGCCGGCCCCGCCTTCAACGCCGGCCTCCGGCCCGGGATGTGGATCGTCGCGGTCGGCAAGACGCCGGTCGAGTCGCTGATGCAGTTCCTCGCGCTGATCCGCAACTTCGACCTCGAACGCCAGCTCCCCCTCGTCGTCTTCTCCCAGGACGGCCGCGGCACGGGCCTCGTCATCCTCGGCCCCAAGGCCATGCAGGACCAGCCGCCGGGGCAGGCGGCGCCGGACGTCCCGCCGGCCCTCCCGCCGGTCGCCCCCACGCCCTGAGCCGGGCGGCCGAAGGCTCCTCGCCCGGGTTTGGCGCTGACAGGATCGCGGATCCGGCTAAAATCCCCGCCGAGTTCCTGTCGACGGCGACGGCCGGGCCATGGAGACGTGCGGCGGATGAGACGGCGATGGTGGGGGGCCTGGCTGCTGGCGGCGGTCGTCGCGACGACGGCGGCGGGCGGCTGCGCCTCGATCGTCGTCCATCAGCGGCCGATCGTCGGCCGGGAGACGCACGAGGTCGTCGAGACGACCTCGCAGGGGCCGGCGGGTAACCGCCGTGCGCACGCGCTGATCCGGACCGGGCTGGAGCTGGACCGGAAGCACCCGGCCTGGGCGATCACCTATTTCCGCGACGCGGCCCTGGAGGCCTTGCCCGCCCTCTCGGCGGCCGAGGGCTCGCCGGAGGCGGTCGACGGCCGCGCCACGTACCGCCGCGCGATCGAGTACCTGCTGGCCACGGCCGACCGCCGGGTGAAGTCCGAGCGGATCTCGTGGCGGGCGGCGATGGAGCAGTCGGGGACGGCCGTGGCGGGGCGGGTCGCCCTGTACGACGCCGCGCTCTGGCAGGAGGTCTTGCCGGCCCAGCAGTTCGAGGTGAAGGGCTTCCGGCGGACGATGGGGCAGGGCGGCGTCGGCGCGCCGGTCGTGATCCGCATGGCCCGCAGCGTCGAGAACCGCGTGAGGACGGTCGAGGGCGCCGTCGACCTGACCGACCCGTCGGAGAAGCACTTCCCGCTGCAGCTCTTCCGCTCGGCCTCGGCCGTCGTCCGCCCCGGCGGGCCGGGCGGCCCGAAGGCGGTCCTGGAGCTGCGCGACCCGGTGCGCGAGCCCGACATGACGTGGACCCGCGGCGACGGCCCGGCGCTCCCGCTGGCCTACGACATGACCATCGGCCTCGCCCG
The DNA window shown above is from Paludisphaera mucosa and carries:
- a CDS encoding trypsin-like peptidase domain-containing protein, which codes for MASYNETDDGYGYDAPPPRPTTPPVRRGFVMILALLSLAVLAVYGVPFVAERAGRAWEAGRAQSASAALAKLDEQGAVSQASRLFRLATTAVSPAVVNVRSFRGNPGVGRHGLQLGVPPSQREGVRSELGSGVVIDAAAGYIVTNNHVIQDAEQIVVRLGPRDDVPARLVGADPKTDLAVLQVKTPLKTAAQWGDSNKLDIGDWVLAIGSPLGFDHSVTAGIVSATERNDLRIAEYESFIQTDAAINPGNSGGPLVDLSGRIVGINTAIITQSGGYEGIGLAIPSSLAKRIVDALIKDGKVTRGFLGVAMQPLDGETARALKLPGGAGGVVVGGVLPDGPAARADLHPGDVIVSLDGRPVHDPTGLRYVTADLGAGVDVPVVYYRDGAERTATVKLTESPTNPEIAPLGFRVKEASAPEGDGKPRTIVEVDRVVAAGPAFNAGLRPGMWIVAVGKTPVESLMQFLALIRNFDLERQLPLVVFSQDGRGTGLVILGPKAMQDQPPGQAAPDVPPALPPVAPTP